A stretch of the Lineus longissimus chromosome 12, tnLinLong1.2, whole genome shotgun sequence genome encodes the following:
- the LOC135496675 gene encoding trichohyalin-like isoform X7, whose product MASAADRPRSPRFYLQPIMCRDWMVHEDAGLAYRLQEEEKDKHYGNNRWNRKTTREDIINAKIVQHEEELRQQEEKMREIEQKRRVADDDARMAHEEQQKLQDEEARNRLQAMDDERIAHQVMEHIMIEESERQKEQETEDERIARLLQEKEERRYERYKEKKQERELARERRRIEKSIAQQSQDVQQPSPEYDEEIDGRYGDVSHDSRGSGPRYLRRKNGLVRVRDSDGRLEDVGDFSDFFIPPSDEMDESQAKELQENQDMELARLLQEQEHKRGGKPNVDKLKLLEQKDAELARVIQEQEKLKLRKLKNKLKQMSVHERNLYERDHPPRPPDRSLSVSETTATHHSNNSNHSSSDDQADQQPPIPARLYTERPLQNAQVGHQRAGSEDDASPLAQHIKERDQEIRIRNLDSHWQPPLDQAPPSYPSQPRTPSSGGSDDALPPFTSRNTQAASAEDDTVPSPGGFTTTFNIAAAIDPTYNRRSKHVPPGMEPEFRTGLNRGHSMPPPPEEKNGPTPAVITHHTGNASGSALPDFDYSDDEYDDEAPPMPVQGQRRLQKGRKSKNGAVGPGDRSRSSCKQQ is encoded by the exons ATGGCTTCAGCAGCGGATCGACCTCGGTCACCAAGATTTTATCTCCAACCTATCA TGTGTCGTGATTGGATGGTCCATGAAGATGCAGGCCTCGCGTATAGACTACAGGAAGAGGAAA AAGACAAACACTATGGCAACAATCGTTGGAATCGCAAGACGACGCGGGAGGACATCATCAATGCCAAGATCGTCCAGCACGAGGAGGAGTTACGTCaacaggaggagaagatgaggGAGATCGAGCAGAAACGCAGAGT AGCAGACGATGATGCCCGCATGGCTCATGAGGAACAACAGAAACTTCAAGATGAGGAAGCCCGGAATAGGCTACA GGCCATGGATGATGAGAGAATCGCCCATCAGGTGATGGAGCACATCATGATTGAAGAGTCGGAACGACAGAAGGAACAGGAAACAGAAGATGAG CGAATAGCGCGGTTATTACAAGAGAAAGAAGAGCGGCGATACGAGCGTTACAAGGAGAAGAAACAGGAGCGCGAGTTGGCACGGGAACGGCGCAGGATAGAAAAGTCAATCGCACAACAATCGCAAGATGTGCAACAACCATCACCAGAGTATGATGAAG aaatagATGGTCGCTATGGAGATGTGTCACATGATAGCCGTGGCTCAGGACCAAGGTATTTACGGCGCAAAAATGGTTTGGTCAG GGTGCGCGATTCTGATGGTCGTCTAGAAGATGTGGGTGACTTCTCTGATTTCTTTATTCCACCGTCGGATGAGATGGATGAAAGTCAGGCGAAGGAGTTGCAGGAAAACCAGGACATGGAGCTGGCACGGTTACTGCAGGAACAGGAACATAAA CGTGGTGGCAAGCCAAATGTCGACAAACTGAAACTACTCGAACAGAAGGATGCAGAACTCGCACGGGTAAtccaagaacaagaaaaattaAAACTTAGAAAActcaaaaataaattgaaaCAAATGTCAGTGCATGAAAGAAATTTATATGAACGG GACCACCCGCCCCGCCCTCCAGACCGGTCGCTAAGCGTGTCAGAAACCACGGCAACCCATCATAGCAACAATTCCAATCACAGCTCTAGTGATGACCAGGCAGACCAACAGCCGCCTATTCCCGCTCGCTTGTACACTGAGCGACCATTACAGAATGCCCAagttggccaccagagggcagGATCGGAGGATGATGCATCACCCCTTGCACAACATATCAAGGAACGTGATCAGGAAATACGCATACGGAATCTTGATTCTCATTGGCAGCCTCCACTTGATCAGGCGCCACCGTCATATCCAAGTCAACCACGGACGCCCTCTAGTGGTGGGAGTGATGATGCGCTGCCACCGTTTACCAG TCGGAATACGCAAGCCGCCTCCGCAGAAGATGATACTGTGCCCAGCCCTGGTGGGTTCACCACAACATTCAACATCGCTGCTGCCATAGACCCTACTTATAACAGGAGAAGTAAACATGTCCCCCCAGGCATGGAACCGGAGTTCAGGACGGGGTTGAATAGAGGCCATTCAATGCCTCCTCCACCTG AAGAAAAGAACGGCCCGACGCCCGCCGTCATAACGCACCATACCGGTAATGCGTCTGGTTCAGCTCTGCCAGACTTCGATTACAGCGATGATGAGTATGATGATGAAGCGCCACCTATGCCAGTGCAAGGTCAACGAAGATTACAGAAAGGACGCAAGTCAAAGAATGGTGCAGTTGGTCCTGGGGATAGGTCGAGGTCAAGTTGTAAACAGCAATAA
- the LOC135496675 gene encoding trichohyalin-like isoform X3, translating to MMASGYTHISYGNRPREDQEPQTDPGKVNRGGGIPGTPPVPQRPRQPPGYHVDGVCRDWMVHEDAGLAYRLQEEEKDKHYGNNRWNRKTTREDIINAKIVQHEEELRQQEEKMREIEQKRRVADDDARMAHEEQQKLQDEEARNRLQAMDDERIAHQVMEHIMIEESERQKEQETEDERIARLLQEKEERRYERYKEKKQERELARERRRIEKSIAQQSQDVQQPSPEYDEEIDGRYGDVSHDSRGSGPRVRDSDGRLEDVGDFSDFFIPPSDEMDESQAKELQENQDMELARLLQEQEHKRGGKPNVDKLKLLEQKDAELARVIQEQEKLKLRKLKNKLKQMSVHERNLYERDHPPRPPDRSLSVSETTATHHSNNSNHSSSDDQADQQPPIPARLYTERPLQNAQVGHQRAGSEDDASPLAQHIKERDQEIRIRNLDSHWQPPLDQAPPSYPSQPRTPSSGGSDDALPPFTSRNTQAASAEDDTVPSPGGFTTTFNIAAAIDPTYNRRSKHVPPGMEPEFRTGLNRGHSMPPPPEEKNGPTPAVITHHTGNASGSALPDFDYSDDEYDDEAPPMPVQGQRRLQKGRKSKNGAVGPGDRSRSSCKQQ from the exons TGTGTCGTGATTGGATGGTCCATGAAGATGCAGGCCTCGCGTATAGACTACAGGAAGAGGAAA AAGACAAACACTATGGCAACAATCGTTGGAATCGCAAGACGACGCGGGAGGACATCATCAATGCCAAGATCGTCCAGCACGAGGAGGAGTTACGTCaacaggaggagaagatgaggGAGATCGAGCAGAAACGCAGAGT AGCAGACGATGATGCCCGCATGGCTCATGAGGAACAACAGAAACTTCAAGATGAGGAAGCCCGGAATAGGCTACA GGCCATGGATGATGAGAGAATCGCCCATCAGGTGATGGAGCACATCATGATTGAAGAGTCGGAACGACAGAAGGAACAGGAAACAGAAGATGAG CGAATAGCGCGGTTATTACAAGAGAAAGAAGAGCGGCGATACGAGCGTTACAAGGAGAAGAAACAGGAGCGCGAGTTGGCACGGGAACGGCGCAGGATAGAAAAGTCAATCGCACAACAATCGCAAGATGTGCAACAACCATCACCAGAGTATGATGAAG aaatagATGGTCGCTATGGAGATGTGTCACATGATAGCCGTGGCTCAGGACCAAG GGTGCGCGATTCTGATGGTCGTCTAGAAGATGTGGGTGACTTCTCTGATTTCTTTATTCCACCGTCGGATGAGATGGATGAAAGTCAGGCGAAGGAGTTGCAGGAAAACCAGGACATGGAGCTGGCACGGTTACTGCAGGAACAGGAACATAAA CGTGGTGGCAAGCCAAATGTCGACAAACTGAAACTACTCGAACAGAAGGATGCAGAACTCGCACGGGTAAtccaagaacaagaaaaattaAAACTTAGAAAActcaaaaataaattgaaaCAAATGTCAGTGCATGAAAGAAATTTATATGAACGG GACCACCCGCCCCGCCCTCCAGACCGGTCGCTAAGCGTGTCAGAAACCACGGCAACCCATCATAGCAACAATTCCAATCACAGCTCTAGTGATGACCAGGCAGACCAACAGCCGCCTATTCCCGCTCGCTTGTACACTGAGCGACCATTACAGAATGCCCAagttggccaccagagggcagGATCGGAGGATGATGCATCACCCCTTGCACAACATATCAAGGAACGTGATCAGGAAATACGCATACGGAATCTTGATTCTCATTGGCAGCCTCCACTTGATCAGGCGCCACCGTCATATCCAAGTCAACCACGGACGCCCTCTAGTGGTGGGAGTGATGATGCGCTGCCACCGTTTACCAG TCGGAATACGCAAGCCGCCTCCGCAGAAGATGATACTGTGCCCAGCCCTGGTGGGTTCACCACAACATTCAACATCGCTGCTGCCATAGACCCTACTTATAACAGGAGAAGTAAACATGTCCCCCCAGGCATGGAACCGGAGTTCAGGACGGGGTTGAATAGAGGCCATTCAATGCCTCCTCCACCTG AAGAAAAGAACGGCCCGACGCCCGCCGTCATAACGCACCATACCGGTAATGCGTCTGGTTCAGCTCTGCCAGACTTCGATTACAGCGATGATGAGTATGATGATGAAGCGCCACCTATGCCAGTGCAAGGTCAACGAAGATTACAGAAAGGACGCAAGTCAAAGAATGGTGCAGTTGGTCCTGGGGATAGGTCGAGGTCAAGTTGTAAACAGCAATAA
- the LOC135496675 gene encoding golgin subfamily A member 6-like protein 25 isoform X5, whose product MMASGYTHISYGNRPREDQEPQTDPGKVNRGGGIPGTPPVPQRPRQPPGYHVDGVCRDWMVHEDAGLAYRLQEEEKDKHYGNNRWNRKTTREDIINAKIVQHEEELRQQEEKMREIEQKRRVAMDDERIAHQVMEHIMIEESERQKEQETEDERIARLLQEKEERRYERYKEKKQERELARERRRIEKSIAQQSQDVQQPSPEYDEEIDGRYGDVSHDSRGSGPRYLRRKNGLVRVRDSDGRLEDVGDFSDFFIPPSDEMDESQAKELQENQDMELARLLQEQEHKRGGKPNVDKLKLLEQKDAELARVIQEQEKLKLRKLKNKLKQMSVHERNLYERDHPPRPPDRSLSVSETTATHHSNNSNHSSSDDQADQQPPIPARLYTERPLQNAQVGHQRAGSEDDASPLAQHIKERDQEIRIRNLDSHWQPPLDQAPPSYPSQPRTPSSGGSDDALPPFTSRNTQAASAEDDTVPSPGGFTTTFNIAAAIDPTYNRRSKHVPPGMEPEFRTGLNRGHSMPPPPEEKNGPTPAVITHHTGNASGSALPDFDYSDDEYDDEAPPMPVQGQRRLQKGRKSKNGAVGPGDRSRSSCKQQ is encoded by the exons TGTGTCGTGATTGGATGGTCCATGAAGATGCAGGCCTCGCGTATAGACTACAGGAAGAGGAAA AAGACAAACACTATGGCAACAATCGTTGGAATCGCAAGACGACGCGGGAGGACATCATCAATGCCAAGATCGTCCAGCACGAGGAGGAGTTACGTCaacaggaggagaagatgaggGAGATCGAGCAGAAACGCAGAGT GGCCATGGATGATGAGAGAATCGCCCATCAGGTGATGGAGCACATCATGATTGAAGAGTCGGAACGACAGAAGGAACAGGAAACAGAAGATGAG CGAATAGCGCGGTTATTACAAGAGAAAGAAGAGCGGCGATACGAGCGTTACAAGGAGAAGAAACAGGAGCGCGAGTTGGCACGGGAACGGCGCAGGATAGAAAAGTCAATCGCACAACAATCGCAAGATGTGCAACAACCATCACCAGAGTATGATGAAG aaatagATGGTCGCTATGGAGATGTGTCACATGATAGCCGTGGCTCAGGACCAAGGTATTTACGGCGCAAAAATGGTTTGGTCAG GGTGCGCGATTCTGATGGTCGTCTAGAAGATGTGGGTGACTTCTCTGATTTCTTTATTCCACCGTCGGATGAGATGGATGAAAGTCAGGCGAAGGAGTTGCAGGAAAACCAGGACATGGAGCTGGCACGGTTACTGCAGGAACAGGAACATAAA CGTGGTGGCAAGCCAAATGTCGACAAACTGAAACTACTCGAACAGAAGGATGCAGAACTCGCACGGGTAAtccaagaacaagaaaaattaAAACTTAGAAAActcaaaaataaattgaaaCAAATGTCAGTGCATGAAAGAAATTTATATGAACGG GACCACCCGCCCCGCCCTCCAGACCGGTCGCTAAGCGTGTCAGAAACCACGGCAACCCATCATAGCAACAATTCCAATCACAGCTCTAGTGATGACCAGGCAGACCAACAGCCGCCTATTCCCGCTCGCTTGTACACTGAGCGACCATTACAGAATGCCCAagttggccaccagagggcagGATCGGAGGATGATGCATCACCCCTTGCACAACATATCAAGGAACGTGATCAGGAAATACGCATACGGAATCTTGATTCTCATTGGCAGCCTCCACTTGATCAGGCGCCACCGTCATATCCAAGTCAACCACGGACGCCCTCTAGTGGTGGGAGTGATGATGCGCTGCCACCGTTTACCAG TCGGAATACGCAAGCCGCCTCCGCAGAAGATGATACTGTGCCCAGCCCTGGTGGGTTCACCACAACATTCAACATCGCTGCTGCCATAGACCCTACTTATAACAGGAGAAGTAAACATGTCCCCCCAGGCATGGAACCGGAGTTCAGGACGGGGTTGAATAGAGGCCATTCAATGCCTCCTCCACCTG AAGAAAAGAACGGCCCGACGCCCGCCGTCATAACGCACCATACCGGTAATGCGTCTGGTTCAGCTCTGCCAGACTTCGATTACAGCGATGATGAGTATGATGATGAAGCGCCACCTATGCCAGTGCAAGGTCAACGAAGATTACAGAAAGGACGCAAGTCAAAGAATGGTGCAGTTGGTCCTGGGGATAGGTCGAGGTCAAGTTGTAAACAGCAATAA
- the LOC135496675 gene encoding trichohyalin-like isoform X4 — MMASGYTHISYGNRPREDQEPQTDPGKVNRVCRDWMVHEDAGLAYRLQEEEKDKHYGNNRWNRKTTREDIINAKIVQHEEELRQQEEKMREIEQKRRVADDDARMAHEEQQKLQDEEARNRLQAMDDERIAHQVMEHIMIEESERQKEQETEDERIARLLQEKEERRYERYKEKKQERELARERRRIEKSIAQQSQDVQQPSPEYDEEIDGRYGDVSHDSRGSGPRYLRRKNGLVRVRDSDGRLEDVGDFSDFFIPPSDEMDESQAKELQENQDMELARLLQEQEHKRGGKPNVDKLKLLEQKDAELARVIQEQEKLKLRKLKNKLKQMSVHERNLYERDHPPRPPDRSLSVSETTATHHSNNSNHSSSDDQADQQPPIPARLYTERPLQNAQVGHQRAGSEDDASPLAQHIKERDQEIRIRNLDSHWQPPLDQAPPSYPSQPRTPSSGGSDDALPPFTSRNTQAASAEDDTVPSPGGFTTTFNIAAAIDPTYNRRSKHVPPGMEPEFRTGLNRGHSMPPPPEEKNGPTPAVITHHTGNASGSALPDFDYSDDEYDDEAPPMPVQGQRRLQKGRKSKNGAVGPGDRSRSSCKQQ, encoded by the exons TGTGTCGTGATTGGATGGTCCATGAAGATGCAGGCCTCGCGTATAGACTACAGGAAGAGGAAA AAGACAAACACTATGGCAACAATCGTTGGAATCGCAAGACGACGCGGGAGGACATCATCAATGCCAAGATCGTCCAGCACGAGGAGGAGTTACGTCaacaggaggagaagatgaggGAGATCGAGCAGAAACGCAGAGT AGCAGACGATGATGCCCGCATGGCTCATGAGGAACAACAGAAACTTCAAGATGAGGAAGCCCGGAATAGGCTACA GGCCATGGATGATGAGAGAATCGCCCATCAGGTGATGGAGCACATCATGATTGAAGAGTCGGAACGACAGAAGGAACAGGAAACAGAAGATGAG CGAATAGCGCGGTTATTACAAGAGAAAGAAGAGCGGCGATACGAGCGTTACAAGGAGAAGAAACAGGAGCGCGAGTTGGCACGGGAACGGCGCAGGATAGAAAAGTCAATCGCACAACAATCGCAAGATGTGCAACAACCATCACCAGAGTATGATGAAG aaatagATGGTCGCTATGGAGATGTGTCACATGATAGCCGTGGCTCAGGACCAAGGTATTTACGGCGCAAAAATGGTTTGGTCAG GGTGCGCGATTCTGATGGTCGTCTAGAAGATGTGGGTGACTTCTCTGATTTCTTTATTCCACCGTCGGATGAGATGGATGAAAGTCAGGCGAAGGAGTTGCAGGAAAACCAGGACATGGAGCTGGCACGGTTACTGCAGGAACAGGAACATAAA CGTGGTGGCAAGCCAAATGTCGACAAACTGAAACTACTCGAACAGAAGGATGCAGAACTCGCACGGGTAAtccaagaacaagaaaaattaAAACTTAGAAAActcaaaaataaattgaaaCAAATGTCAGTGCATGAAAGAAATTTATATGAACGG GACCACCCGCCCCGCCCTCCAGACCGGTCGCTAAGCGTGTCAGAAACCACGGCAACCCATCATAGCAACAATTCCAATCACAGCTCTAGTGATGACCAGGCAGACCAACAGCCGCCTATTCCCGCTCGCTTGTACACTGAGCGACCATTACAGAATGCCCAagttggccaccagagggcagGATCGGAGGATGATGCATCACCCCTTGCACAACATATCAAGGAACGTGATCAGGAAATACGCATACGGAATCTTGATTCTCATTGGCAGCCTCCACTTGATCAGGCGCCACCGTCATATCCAAGTCAACCACGGACGCCCTCTAGTGGTGGGAGTGATGATGCGCTGCCACCGTTTACCAG TCGGAATACGCAAGCCGCCTCCGCAGAAGATGATACTGTGCCCAGCCCTGGTGGGTTCACCACAACATTCAACATCGCTGCTGCCATAGACCCTACTTATAACAGGAGAAGTAAACATGTCCCCCCAGGCATGGAACCGGAGTTCAGGACGGGGTTGAATAGAGGCCATTCAATGCCTCCTCCACCTG AAGAAAAGAACGGCCCGACGCCCGCCGTCATAACGCACCATACCGGTAATGCGTCTGGTTCAGCTCTGCCAGACTTCGATTACAGCGATGATGAGTATGATGATGAAGCGCCACCTATGCCAGTGCAAGGTCAACGAAGATTACAGAAAGGACGCAAGTCAAAGAATGGTGCAGTTGGTCCTGGGGATAGGTCGAGGTCAAGTTGTAAACAGCAATAA
- the LOC135496675 gene encoding trichohyalin-like isoform X1, whose protein sequence is MMASGYTHISYGNRPREDQEPQTDPGKVNRGGGIPGTPPVPQRPRQPPGYHVDGVCRDWMVHEDAGLAYRLQEEEKDKHYGNNRWNRKTTREDIINAKIVQHEEELRQQEEKMREIEQKRRVADDDARMAHEEQQKLQDEEARNRLQAMDDERIAHQVMEHIMIEESERQKEQETEDERIARLLQEKEERRYERYKEKKQERELARERRRIEKSIAQQSQDVQQPSPEYDEEIDGRYGDVSHDSRGSGPRYLRRKNGLVRVRDSDGRLEDVGDFSDFFIPPSDEMDESQAKELQENQDMELARLLQEQEHKRGGKPNVDKLKLLEQKDAELARVIQEQEKLKLRKLKNKLKQMSVHERNLYERDHPPRPPDRSLSVSETTATHHSNNSNHSSSDDQADQQPPIPARLYTERPLQNAQVGHQRAGSEDDASPLAQHIKERDQEIRIRNLDSHWQPPLDQAPPSYPSQPRTPSSGGSDDALPPFTSRNTQAASAEDDTVPSPGGFTTTFNIAAAIDPTYNRRSKHVPPGMEPEFRTGLNRGHSMPPPPEEKNGPTPAVITHHTGNASGSALPDFDYSDDEYDDEAPPMPVQGQRRLQKGRKSKNGAVGPGDRSRSSCKQQ, encoded by the exons TGTGTCGTGATTGGATGGTCCATGAAGATGCAGGCCTCGCGTATAGACTACAGGAAGAGGAAA AAGACAAACACTATGGCAACAATCGTTGGAATCGCAAGACGACGCGGGAGGACATCATCAATGCCAAGATCGTCCAGCACGAGGAGGAGTTACGTCaacaggaggagaagatgaggGAGATCGAGCAGAAACGCAGAGT AGCAGACGATGATGCCCGCATGGCTCATGAGGAACAACAGAAACTTCAAGATGAGGAAGCCCGGAATAGGCTACA GGCCATGGATGATGAGAGAATCGCCCATCAGGTGATGGAGCACATCATGATTGAAGAGTCGGAACGACAGAAGGAACAGGAAACAGAAGATGAG CGAATAGCGCGGTTATTACAAGAGAAAGAAGAGCGGCGATACGAGCGTTACAAGGAGAAGAAACAGGAGCGCGAGTTGGCACGGGAACGGCGCAGGATAGAAAAGTCAATCGCACAACAATCGCAAGATGTGCAACAACCATCACCAGAGTATGATGAAG aaatagATGGTCGCTATGGAGATGTGTCACATGATAGCCGTGGCTCAGGACCAAGGTATTTACGGCGCAAAAATGGTTTGGTCAG GGTGCGCGATTCTGATGGTCGTCTAGAAGATGTGGGTGACTTCTCTGATTTCTTTATTCCACCGTCGGATGAGATGGATGAAAGTCAGGCGAAGGAGTTGCAGGAAAACCAGGACATGGAGCTGGCACGGTTACTGCAGGAACAGGAACATAAA CGTGGTGGCAAGCCAAATGTCGACAAACTGAAACTACTCGAACAGAAGGATGCAGAACTCGCACGGGTAAtccaagaacaagaaaaattaAAACTTAGAAAActcaaaaataaattgaaaCAAATGTCAGTGCATGAAAGAAATTTATATGAACGG GACCACCCGCCCCGCCCTCCAGACCGGTCGCTAAGCGTGTCAGAAACCACGGCAACCCATCATAGCAACAATTCCAATCACAGCTCTAGTGATGACCAGGCAGACCAACAGCCGCCTATTCCCGCTCGCTTGTACACTGAGCGACCATTACAGAATGCCCAagttggccaccagagggcagGATCGGAGGATGATGCATCACCCCTTGCACAACATATCAAGGAACGTGATCAGGAAATACGCATACGGAATCTTGATTCTCATTGGCAGCCTCCACTTGATCAGGCGCCACCGTCATATCCAAGTCAACCACGGACGCCCTCTAGTGGTGGGAGTGATGATGCGCTGCCACCGTTTACCAG TCGGAATACGCAAGCCGCCTCCGCAGAAGATGATACTGTGCCCAGCCCTGGTGGGTTCACCACAACATTCAACATCGCTGCTGCCATAGACCCTACTTATAACAGGAGAAGTAAACATGTCCCCCCAGGCATGGAACCGGAGTTCAGGACGGGGTTGAATAGAGGCCATTCAATGCCTCCTCCACCTG AAGAAAAGAACGGCCCGACGCCCGCCGTCATAACGCACCATACCGGTAATGCGTCTGGTTCAGCTCTGCCAGACTTCGATTACAGCGATGATGAGTATGATGATGAAGCGCCACCTATGCCAGTGCAAGGTCAACGAAGATTACAGAAAGGACGCAAGTCAAAGAATGGTGCAGTTGGTCCTGGGGATAGGTCGAGGTCAAGTTGTAAACAGCAATAA
- the LOC135496675 gene encoding trichohyalin-like isoform X6 produces the protein MMASGYTHISYGNRPREDQEPQTDPGKVNRGGGIPGTPPVPQRPRQPPGYHVDGVCRDWMVHEDAGLAYRLQEEEKDKHYGNNRWNRKTTREDIINAKIVQHEEELRQQEEKMREIEQKRRVADDDARMAHEEQQKLQDEEARNRLQAMDDERIAHQVMEHIMIEESERQKEQETEDERIARLLQEKEERRYERYKEKKQERELARERRRIEKSIAQQSQDVQQPSPEYDEEIDGRYGDVSHDSRGSGPRYLRRKNGLVRVRDSDGRLEDVGDFSDFFIPPSDEMDESQAKELQENQDMELARLLQEQEHKRGGKPNVDKLKLLEQKDAELARDHPPRPPDRSLSVSETTATHHSNNSNHSSSDDQADQQPPIPARLYTERPLQNAQVGHQRAGSEDDASPLAQHIKERDQEIRIRNLDSHWQPPLDQAPPSYPSQPRTPSSGGSDDALPPFTSRNTQAASAEDDTVPSPGGFTTTFNIAAAIDPTYNRRSKHVPPGMEPEFRTGLNRGHSMPPPPEEKNGPTPAVITHHTGNASGSALPDFDYSDDEYDDEAPPMPVQGQRRLQKGRKSKNGAVGPGDRSRSSCKQQ, from the exons TGTGTCGTGATTGGATGGTCCATGAAGATGCAGGCCTCGCGTATAGACTACAGGAAGAGGAAA AAGACAAACACTATGGCAACAATCGTTGGAATCGCAAGACGACGCGGGAGGACATCATCAATGCCAAGATCGTCCAGCACGAGGAGGAGTTACGTCaacaggaggagaagatgaggGAGATCGAGCAGAAACGCAGAGT AGCAGACGATGATGCCCGCATGGCTCATGAGGAACAACAGAAACTTCAAGATGAGGAAGCCCGGAATAGGCTACA GGCCATGGATGATGAGAGAATCGCCCATCAGGTGATGGAGCACATCATGATTGAAGAGTCGGAACGACAGAAGGAACAGGAAACAGAAGATGAG CGAATAGCGCGGTTATTACAAGAGAAAGAAGAGCGGCGATACGAGCGTTACAAGGAGAAGAAACAGGAGCGCGAGTTGGCACGGGAACGGCGCAGGATAGAAAAGTCAATCGCACAACAATCGCAAGATGTGCAACAACCATCACCAGAGTATGATGAAG aaatagATGGTCGCTATGGAGATGTGTCACATGATAGCCGTGGCTCAGGACCAAGGTATTTACGGCGCAAAAATGGTTTGGTCAG GGTGCGCGATTCTGATGGTCGTCTAGAAGATGTGGGTGACTTCTCTGATTTCTTTATTCCACCGTCGGATGAGATGGATGAAAGTCAGGCGAAGGAGTTGCAGGAAAACCAGGACATGGAGCTGGCACGGTTACTGCAGGAACAGGAACATAAA CGTGGTGGCAAGCCAAATGTCGACAAACTGAAACTACTCGAACAGAAGGATGCAGAACTCGCACGG GACCACCCGCCCCGCCCTCCAGACCGGTCGCTAAGCGTGTCAGAAACCACGGCAACCCATCATAGCAACAATTCCAATCACAGCTCTAGTGATGACCAGGCAGACCAACAGCCGCCTATTCCCGCTCGCTTGTACACTGAGCGACCATTACAGAATGCCCAagttggccaccagagggcagGATCGGAGGATGATGCATCACCCCTTGCACAACATATCAAGGAACGTGATCAGGAAATACGCATACGGAATCTTGATTCTCATTGGCAGCCTCCACTTGATCAGGCGCCACCGTCATATCCAAGTCAACCACGGACGCCCTCTAGTGGTGGGAGTGATGATGCGCTGCCACCGTTTACCAG TCGGAATACGCAAGCCGCCTCCGCAGAAGATGATACTGTGCCCAGCCCTGGTGGGTTCACCACAACATTCAACATCGCTGCTGCCATAGACCCTACTTATAACAGGAGAAGTAAACATGTCCCCCCAGGCATGGAACCGGAGTTCAGGACGGGGTTGAATAGAGGCCATTCAATGCCTCCTCCACCTG AAGAAAAGAACGGCCCGACGCCCGCCGTCATAACGCACCATACCGGTAATGCGTCTGGTTCAGCTCTGCCAGACTTCGATTACAGCGATGATGAGTATGATGATGAAGCGCCACCTATGCCAGTGCAAGGTCAACGAAGATTACAGAAAGGACGCAAGTCAAAGAATGGTGCAGTTGGTCCTGGGGATAGGTCGAGGTCAAGTTGTAAACAGCAATAA